One genomic segment of Ipomoea triloba cultivar NCNSP0323 chromosome 9, ASM357664v1 includes these proteins:
- the LOC116030410 gene encoding ethylene-insensitive protein 2-like isoform X2, with translation MVLGTAYGLKAVFGFDLLSCIFLTATNAVLLPLISSLVDNVSARFLSICWASFILISYVIGMIISQPENPLSMDGMLTKLNGDSAFALMSLLGASIMPHNFYLHSSIVQRDQGSKKLSKEALCNDHFFAIVCIFSGIFLVNYVLVNSAASVFYNSTSGSSGLVLLTFQDALSLHDQVFRSSLVAFVVVLVMFFSNQITALTWDLGKQAVVHDLFGMELPGWLHHVTVRIMAIVPALYCVWTSGAEGLYQMLLCTQVGVALVLPSAVIPLFRVASSRSIMGVHKISPLSELLSLGTFFGMLGLKIIFVTEMVFGDSEWVSYLKWNIGSSVSVPYVVLLVAAFSSLGLMLWLAATPMKSASSTFDPQALYWDIRTPVPESPPFGDKVDVNESRFNLERSTMGKLLGSHSNSNLSTPYPEPSLPETLPDFETFPHLTTIDENKSEVTFPNKSKCDPELSISAGDTVPRSTVYDDVSAADSAEDSSLTSNPVDVVEKTLHIEGDNQNDKDNEGDSWVPEEVTKEVSANSQFSSFEGPGSFKSISGKNDDIGNGTGSLSRLGLGRAARRHLTVVLDEFWGQLFDSHGQATQEAKSKKLDMLLGVESKMDPKPPSGSLKLENIRMDPKPPSGSLKLESIRKESNAYISSMSGLGSDLLINSNLYSHKQQMGKFGDESAYVAPKDPYSSQSAHLQLLDAYVRSLSHDTLEAGERRYSSMHIPTSSSGYDQQPATIHGFELAYLNRIANERRTGYSNGKVESPIPKSKNLVSSNSSEFYPSAYGLKPQSSLSSRAPPGFGNVPTSRNTSLQSGNNLNDLNPSGNAENIGCTASAKKFHSSPDIKKLYVPNRESLLLERSAQRDSSMGYVQSSGRSPYERLTYLSPSQRVGGPPGFDQPSPSKASRDAIPLQFSSNPATGSLWARQPFEQFGGTAKSGNIHADRFGAMQSSFTREAGLMMELEARLLQSFRSCIAKLLKLEGSEWLFRLDDGVDEDLVYGVATRERFLYEAEMREINAMGGNIGESPPNRKLGSASKTEEFDCTKFLMTSIPHCGEGCIWKLDLIVSFGVWCIHRILELSLTESRPELWGKYTYVLNRLQGIIDLAFFKPRSPMTPCLCLAFPVGQQQRSNMSAPNGSLPMPAKQGRGKCTTAPMLMEKIKDIEIAISSRKGRAGTAAGDVAFPRGKENLASVLKRYKRRLSNKAVGFQELRNVAPSTPY, from the exons ATG GTTTTGGGCACTGCATATGGGCTAAAGGCTGTGTTTGGATTTGACTTACTTAGTTGCATCTTTCTGACAGCAACTAATGCTGTCTTGTTACCACTTATTTCTTCTCTCGTA gatAATGTCAGTGCAAGATTCCTAAGCATTTGCTGGGCAAGCTTCATACTAATTTCTTATGTTATTGGAATGATAATAAGTCAACCTGAAAATCCATTATCCATGGATGGGATGCTGACTAAATTAAATGGGGATAGTGCATTTGCATTGATGAGTCTACTTGGAGCAAGTATCATGCCACACAATTTTTACCTGCACTCTTCTATTGTAcag CGAGATCAGGGATCAAAAAAACTTTCGAAGGAAGCTCTGTGCAATGACCATTTTTTTGCCATTGTTTGCATTTTCAGTGGCATTTTCCTGGTTAACTATGTGCTAGTGAATTCGGCAGCTAGTGTTTTCTACAATAGTACTAGTGGGAGTAGTGGCCTTGTTTTACTCACATTTCAGGACGCATTGTCATTGCATGATCAG GTTTTTCGGAGTTCACTGGTAGCATTTGTAGTAGTGTTGGTCATGTTTTTCTCCAATCAAATTACTGCACTCACTTGGGATCTTGGTAAGCAAGCAGTAGTGCACGATTTGTTTGGAATGGAGCTTCCAGGTTGGCTTCATCACGTGACGGTCAGAATTATGGCAATCGTGCCAGCTCTCTATTGTGTTTGGACTTCAGGAGCCGAAGGCCTTTATCAGATGCTGCTATGTACACAGGTTGGGGTAGCCCTTGTGCTTCCATCTGCTGTTATTCCCCTTTTCAGAGTCGCTTCATCCCGATCAATAATGGGCGTTCACAAAATTTCGCCCCTCTCCGAGCTTTTGTCTCTGGGTACATTCTTTGGCATGCTTGGCCTCAAAATCATTTTCGTAACAGAGATGGTATTTGGAGATAGTGAATGGGTGAGCTATTTGAAGTGGAATATTGGAAGTAGTGTATCGGTTCCATATGTTGTCCTTCTCGTTGCCGCTTTTTCTTCCCTGGGGTTGATGTTGTGGTTAGCCGCCACTCCAATGAAATCTGCAAGCTCCACATTTGATCCTCAGGCATTATATTGGGACATTCGAACTCCTGTGCCCGAGTCACCTCCATTTGGAGACAAAGTCGATGTCAATGAATCTAGATTTAATTTAGAGCGGTCTACAATGGGTAAATTGTTAGGGAGccattcaaattcaaatttatcaactcCGTATCCTGAACCTAGCTTGCCAGAAACTCTACCGGATTTTGAGACATTTCCTCATCTCACTACCATTGATGAGAATAAATCTGAAGTAACGTTTCCAAACAAATCTAAGTGTGATCCAGAGCTATCAATATCTGCAGGGGACACTGTTCCAAGGAGCACTGTTTATGATGATGTCTCAGCTGCTGATTCAGCAGAAGATAGCAGCTTGACATCTAACCCGGTAGATGTTGTAGAGAAGACACTTCATATTGAAGGCGATAATCAGAATGACAAGGATAATGAAGGAGATTCCTGGGTGCCTGAAGAGGTGACTAAAGAGGTGTCTGCAAATAGTCAGTTTTCGAGTTTCGAGGGTCCTGGATCATTTAAGAGTATCAGTGGAAAAAATGATGATATAGGGAATGGCACTGGAAGTTTATCCAGATTAGGACTTGGTCGTGCAGCAAGGCGGCACTTAACTGTAGTTCTTGATGAGTTTTGGGGACAGTTGTTTGATTCTCACGGGCAGGCCACTCAAGAAGCAAAGTCAAAGAAACTAGATATGTTGCTTGGCGTGGAGTCAAAGATGGATCCTAAACCTCCTTCTGGATCCCTGAAATTAGAAAACATTCGGATGGATCCTAAACCTCCTTCTGGATCCCTGAAATTAGAAAGCATTCGGAAGGAGTCTAATGCATATATATCATCCATGAGTGGATTAGGGTCAGATTTGTTGATAAATTCAAATTTGTATTCCCACAAGCAGCAAATGGGAAAATTTGGTGATGAGTCAGCTTATGTAGCTCCGAAGGATCCATATTCATCGCAGTCTGCTCACTTGCAATTGTTAGATGCATATGTACGAAGTTTAAGCCATGATACTCTAGAAGCAGGTGAGAGGCGCTATTCCAGCATGCACATTCCGACATCATCTTCAGGCTACGATCAACAACCTGCTACTATTCATGGGTTTGAACTTGCCTACCTTAATCGAATTGCTAATGAAAGAAGAACTGGTTATTCGAATGGTAAAGTGGAGTCACCAATtccaaaatccaaaaatttGGTTTCCTCAAACTCTTCGGAGTTCTATCCCTCTGCTTATGGGCTGAAGCCACAGAGCAGCTTGAGTAGCAGGGCACCACCCGGCTTTGGAAATGTTCCTACATCTAGAAATACTTCACTGCAGTctggaaataatttaaatgatCTCAATCCTTCTGGAAATGCTGAGAACATAGGTTGCACAGCAAGTGCAAAGAAATTTCATAGCTCGCCAGACATTAAGAAACTCTATGTCCCTAATCGGGAATCTTTGCTGCTGGAGAGAAGTGCTCAGAGGGATAGTTCAATGGGGTATGTGCAATCTTCTGGGCGCTCACCATATGAACGTCTTACCTATTTGAGTCCTTCACAAAGGGTCGGTGGTCCTCCAGGATTTGATCAACCTTCTCCTTCCAAAGCGTCTAGAGATGCTATTCCCTTACAGTTTAGTTCAAATCCTGCAACTGGGTCGCTATGGGCCCGACAGCCTTTTGAACAATTTGGTGGCACTGCTAAGAGTGGAAATATTCACGCTGATCGTTTTGGAGCTATGCAGAGTTCATTTACTCGAGAAGCTGGACTAATGATGGAGTTGGAGGCGAGGCTTCTTCAGTCCTTTAGAAGTTGTATTGCGAAACTTCTGAAGCTCGAAGGATCGGAATGGTTGTTTAGGCTAGACGATGGAGTGGATGAGGATCTCGTATATGGTGTCGCTACAAGGGAAAGATTTTTGTATGAAGCTGAAATGAGAGAGATTAATGCAATGGGGGGTAACATCGGGGAATCACCTCCCAACAGGAAACTTGGCTCTGCATCAAAAACCGAGGAGTTTGATTGCACCAAGTTCTTGATGACGTCCATCCCGCATTGTGGAGAAGGTTGCATCTGGAAACTGGACCTGATTGTAAGCTTCGGGGTCTGGTGCATTCACAGGATTCTCGAGCTTTCACTTACGGAAAGCAGGCCGGAGCTCTGGGGGAAATATACCTATGTACTCAATCGTCTTCAG GGCATAATTGATCTGGCATTTTTCAAGCCCCGTTCGCCAATGACTCCCTGTTTGTGCCTAGCGTTCCCGGTAGGCCAGCAACAAAGATCAAATATGTCAGCTCCAAATGGAAGTTTGCCCATGCCCGCAAAACAGGGACGGGGAAAATGCACAACGGCACCAATGCTCATGGAAAAAATCAAAGACATCGAGATCGCAATCTCTAGTCGTAAAGGGCGTGCAGGCACAGCAGCTGGTGATGTGGCTTTTCCCAGAGGAAAAGAAAATCTGGCATCGGTGCTTAAACGGTACAAGCGCAGATTATCAAACAAAGCAGTCGGGTTTCAAGAATTGCGGAATGTGGCACCTTCAACCCCTTACTAA
- the LOC116030410 gene encoding ethylene-insensitive protein 2-like isoform X1 translates to MESETLAVHYQPDKLQRLLSTIVPVLLIAVGYVDPGKWAVFVEGGARFGVDLMIVLLLFNLGAILCQYLSARIAVVTGRDLAQICSEEYDKVTCIFLGVQAEISVIALDLTMVLGTAYGLKAVFGFDLLSCIFLTATNAVLLPLISSLVDNVSARFLSICWASFILISYVIGMIISQPENPLSMDGMLTKLNGDSAFALMSLLGASIMPHNFYLHSSIVQRDQGSKKLSKEALCNDHFFAIVCIFSGIFLVNYVLVNSAASVFYNSTSGSSGLVLLTFQDALSLHDQVFRSSLVAFVVVLVMFFSNQITALTWDLGKQAVVHDLFGMELPGWLHHVTVRIMAIVPALYCVWTSGAEGLYQMLLCTQVGVALVLPSAVIPLFRVASSRSIMGVHKISPLSELLSLGTFFGMLGLKIIFVTEMVFGDSEWVSYLKWNIGSSVSVPYVVLLVAAFSSLGLMLWLAATPMKSASSTFDPQALYWDIRTPVPESPPFGDKVDVNESRFNLERSTMGKLLGSHSNSNLSTPYPEPSLPETLPDFETFPHLTTIDENKSEVTFPNKSKCDPELSISAGDTVPRSTVYDDVSAADSAEDSSLTSNPVDVVEKTLHIEGDNQNDKDNEGDSWVPEEVTKEVSANSQFSSFEGPGSFKSISGKNDDIGNGTGSLSRLGLGRAARRHLTVVLDEFWGQLFDSHGQATQEAKSKKLDMLLGVESKMDPKPPSGSLKLENIRMDPKPPSGSLKLESIRKESNAYISSMSGLGSDLLINSNLYSHKQQMGKFGDESAYVAPKDPYSSQSAHLQLLDAYVRSLSHDTLEAGERRYSSMHIPTSSSGYDQQPATIHGFELAYLNRIANERRTGYSNGKVESPIPKSKNLVSSNSSEFYPSAYGLKPQSSLSSRAPPGFGNVPTSRNTSLQSGNNLNDLNPSGNAENIGCTASAKKFHSSPDIKKLYVPNRESLLLERSAQRDSSMGYVQSSGRSPYERLTYLSPSQRVGGPPGFDQPSPSKASRDAIPLQFSSNPATGSLWARQPFEQFGGTAKSGNIHADRFGAMQSSFTREAGLMMELEARLLQSFRSCIAKLLKLEGSEWLFRLDDGVDEDLVYGVATRERFLYEAEMREINAMGGNIGESPPNRKLGSASKTEEFDCTKFLMTSIPHCGEGCIWKLDLIVSFGVWCIHRILELSLTESRPELWGKYTYVLNRLQGIIDLAFFKPRSPMTPCLCLAFPVGQQQRSNMSAPNGSLPMPAKQGRGKCTTAPMLMEKIKDIEIAISSRKGRAGTAAGDVAFPRGKENLASVLKRYKRRLSNKAVGFQELRNVAPSTPY, encoded by the exons ATGGAATCTGAGACACTAGCTGTTCATTATCAACCAGATAAACTTCAAAGACTTCTTTCCACTATTGTGCCTGTGCTATTGATTGCAGTAGGATATGTGGACCCCGGGAAATGGGCTGTATTTGTTGAAGGAGGCGCCCGCTTTGGGGTTGATTTGATGATTGTATTGCTTCTGTTTAATTTAGGAGCAATTTTGTGTCAGTACTTGTCAGCTCGTATTGCAGTGGTTACAGGTAGAGATCTTGCCCAG ATATGCAGTGAGGAGTATGACAAAGTTACATGCATATTTCTTGGAGTTCAAGCTGAGATTTCAGTTATTGCATTGGACCTCACAATG GTTTTGGGCACTGCATATGGGCTAAAGGCTGTGTTTGGATTTGACTTACTTAGTTGCATCTTTCTGACAGCAACTAATGCTGTCTTGTTACCACTTATTTCTTCTCTCGTA gatAATGTCAGTGCAAGATTCCTAAGCATTTGCTGGGCAAGCTTCATACTAATTTCTTATGTTATTGGAATGATAATAAGTCAACCTGAAAATCCATTATCCATGGATGGGATGCTGACTAAATTAAATGGGGATAGTGCATTTGCATTGATGAGTCTACTTGGAGCAAGTATCATGCCACACAATTTTTACCTGCACTCTTCTATTGTAcag CGAGATCAGGGATCAAAAAAACTTTCGAAGGAAGCTCTGTGCAATGACCATTTTTTTGCCATTGTTTGCATTTTCAGTGGCATTTTCCTGGTTAACTATGTGCTAGTGAATTCGGCAGCTAGTGTTTTCTACAATAGTACTAGTGGGAGTAGTGGCCTTGTTTTACTCACATTTCAGGACGCATTGTCATTGCATGATCAG GTTTTTCGGAGTTCACTGGTAGCATTTGTAGTAGTGTTGGTCATGTTTTTCTCCAATCAAATTACTGCACTCACTTGGGATCTTGGTAAGCAAGCAGTAGTGCACGATTTGTTTGGAATGGAGCTTCCAGGTTGGCTTCATCACGTGACGGTCAGAATTATGGCAATCGTGCCAGCTCTCTATTGTGTTTGGACTTCAGGAGCCGAAGGCCTTTATCAGATGCTGCTATGTACACAGGTTGGGGTAGCCCTTGTGCTTCCATCTGCTGTTATTCCCCTTTTCAGAGTCGCTTCATCCCGATCAATAATGGGCGTTCACAAAATTTCGCCCCTCTCCGAGCTTTTGTCTCTGGGTACATTCTTTGGCATGCTTGGCCTCAAAATCATTTTCGTAACAGAGATGGTATTTGGAGATAGTGAATGGGTGAGCTATTTGAAGTGGAATATTGGAAGTAGTGTATCGGTTCCATATGTTGTCCTTCTCGTTGCCGCTTTTTCTTCCCTGGGGTTGATGTTGTGGTTAGCCGCCACTCCAATGAAATCTGCAAGCTCCACATTTGATCCTCAGGCATTATATTGGGACATTCGAACTCCTGTGCCCGAGTCACCTCCATTTGGAGACAAAGTCGATGTCAATGAATCTAGATTTAATTTAGAGCGGTCTACAATGGGTAAATTGTTAGGGAGccattcaaattcaaatttatcaactcCGTATCCTGAACCTAGCTTGCCAGAAACTCTACCGGATTTTGAGACATTTCCTCATCTCACTACCATTGATGAGAATAAATCTGAAGTAACGTTTCCAAACAAATCTAAGTGTGATCCAGAGCTATCAATATCTGCAGGGGACACTGTTCCAAGGAGCACTGTTTATGATGATGTCTCAGCTGCTGATTCAGCAGAAGATAGCAGCTTGACATCTAACCCGGTAGATGTTGTAGAGAAGACACTTCATATTGAAGGCGATAATCAGAATGACAAGGATAATGAAGGAGATTCCTGGGTGCCTGAAGAGGTGACTAAAGAGGTGTCTGCAAATAGTCAGTTTTCGAGTTTCGAGGGTCCTGGATCATTTAAGAGTATCAGTGGAAAAAATGATGATATAGGGAATGGCACTGGAAGTTTATCCAGATTAGGACTTGGTCGTGCAGCAAGGCGGCACTTAACTGTAGTTCTTGATGAGTTTTGGGGACAGTTGTTTGATTCTCACGGGCAGGCCACTCAAGAAGCAAAGTCAAAGAAACTAGATATGTTGCTTGGCGTGGAGTCAAAGATGGATCCTAAACCTCCTTCTGGATCCCTGAAATTAGAAAACATTCGGATGGATCCTAAACCTCCTTCTGGATCCCTGAAATTAGAAAGCATTCGGAAGGAGTCTAATGCATATATATCATCCATGAGTGGATTAGGGTCAGATTTGTTGATAAATTCAAATTTGTATTCCCACAAGCAGCAAATGGGAAAATTTGGTGATGAGTCAGCTTATGTAGCTCCGAAGGATCCATATTCATCGCAGTCTGCTCACTTGCAATTGTTAGATGCATATGTACGAAGTTTAAGCCATGATACTCTAGAAGCAGGTGAGAGGCGCTATTCCAGCATGCACATTCCGACATCATCTTCAGGCTACGATCAACAACCTGCTACTATTCATGGGTTTGAACTTGCCTACCTTAATCGAATTGCTAATGAAAGAAGAACTGGTTATTCGAATGGTAAAGTGGAGTCACCAATtccaaaatccaaaaatttGGTTTCCTCAAACTCTTCGGAGTTCTATCCCTCTGCTTATGGGCTGAAGCCACAGAGCAGCTTGAGTAGCAGGGCACCACCCGGCTTTGGAAATGTTCCTACATCTAGAAATACTTCACTGCAGTctggaaataatttaaatgatCTCAATCCTTCTGGAAATGCTGAGAACATAGGTTGCACAGCAAGTGCAAAGAAATTTCATAGCTCGCCAGACATTAAGAAACTCTATGTCCCTAATCGGGAATCTTTGCTGCTGGAGAGAAGTGCTCAGAGGGATAGTTCAATGGGGTATGTGCAATCTTCTGGGCGCTCACCATATGAACGTCTTACCTATTTGAGTCCTTCACAAAGGGTCGGTGGTCCTCCAGGATTTGATCAACCTTCTCCTTCCAAAGCGTCTAGAGATGCTATTCCCTTACAGTTTAGTTCAAATCCTGCAACTGGGTCGCTATGGGCCCGACAGCCTTTTGAACAATTTGGTGGCACTGCTAAGAGTGGAAATATTCACGCTGATCGTTTTGGAGCTATGCAGAGTTCATTTACTCGAGAAGCTGGACTAATGATGGAGTTGGAGGCGAGGCTTCTTCAGTCCTTTAGAAGTTGTATTGCGAAACTTCTGAAGCTCGAAGGATCGGAATGGTTGTTTAGGCTAGACGATGGAGTGGATGAGGATCTCGTATATGGTGTCGCTACAAGGGAAAGATTTTTGTATGAAGCTGAAATGAGAGAGATTAATGCAATGGGGGGTAACATCGGGGAATCACCTCCCAACAGGAAACTTGGCTCTGCATCAAAAACCGAGGAGTTTGATTGCACCAAGTTCTTGATGACGTCCATCCCGCATTGTGGAGAAGGTTGCATCTGGAAACTGGACCTGATTGTAAGCTTCGGGGTCTGGTGCATTCACAGGATTCTCGAGCTTTCACTTACGGAAAGCAGGCCGGAGCTCTGGGGGAAATATACCTATGTACTCAATCGTCTTCAG GGCATAATTGATCTGGCATTTTTCAAGCCCCGTTCGCCAATGACTCCCTGTTTGTGCCTAGCGTTCCCGGTAGGCCAGCAACAAAGATCAAATATGTCAGCTCCAAATGGAAGTTTGCCCATGCCCGCAAAACAGGGACGGGGAAAATGCACAACGGCACCAATGCTCATGGAAAAAATCAAAGACATCGAGATCGCAATCTCTAGTCGTAAAGGGCGTGCAGGCACAGCAGCTGGTGATGTGGCTTTTCCCAGAGGAAAAGAAAATCTGGCATCGGTGCTTAAACGGTACAAGCGCAGATTATCAAACAAAGCAGTCGGGTTTCAAGAATTGCGGAATGTGGCACCTTCAACCCCTTACTAA